Proteins from one Rhizoctonia solani chromosome 5, complete sequence genomic window:
- a CDS encoding amidase: MSMTWEAIATQKLNDRASRLRSYADWSLEGAAPSPSQKSITSLVHGRLTEREKSFFVTDVTDLAQRLASRECTAVEVITAFCKATYVAQELTNCITEIMFDRAFAQARELDDHISKTGKTIGPFHGVPISVKDRISVKGEDTACGYVAWAGKKIAQEDAPIVQILRAAGALIYVKTTNPQSLFVFETSSNIYGYTTNPYNRSLSSGGSSGGEGALIGARGSLLGVGSDILGSIRFVQANLARLTNILIYHTVPGIPSPGSMAGYKGMENLVGVVGPMAHSVRDLELFCRTILEYEPWTIDFKTLHMPWNHSVAQRKEGRKLVIGIFIDDGVVAPHPPIVEALHRARNALVHAGHEVIDWEPMDHEQAIEVVSRLYMLDAGNEIRSVLDESGEPPIPSVARILVEAEKHGVSTLAESWEMNSKRDIFRARALAYWNETALRTTSRRPVDAVLCPASATLAPPHWTMRWFGYTAYWNLLDFPAAVFPLKKLFDASQWKPENHTAYANPRNAIEEFVANQWDPETYDNAPVALQLVGRRWQEEKLIADLRIVDEVVAQHVS, translated from the exons ATGTCGATGACTTGGGAAGCTATTGCCACTCAAAAACTCAACGACCGTGCAAGTCGGTTGAGATCATATGCAGATTGGAGCTTAGAAGGTGCTGCTCCTTCTCCCTCGCAAAAAAGTATTACCTCCTTGGTACATGGGCGTCTAACGGAGAGGGAAAAATCATTCTTTGTAACTGACGTTACTGATCTGGCGCAACGCCTGGCCTCTCGAGAATGTACAGCAGTCGAAGTAATCACCGCATTCTGCAAGGCAACATATGTCGCACAAGAACTCACCAACTGTATTACTGAAATCATGTTTGACCGAGCGTTCGCTCAGGCGCGTGAACTTGACGACCACATATCGAAGACAGGGAAAACGATTGGGCCCTTCCACGGAGTACCGATAAGTGTCAAGGACCGCATATCTGTCAAGGGTGAAGATACCGCGTGTGGATATGTGGCTTGGGCTGGAAAGAAGATAGCCCAAGAAGATGCACCCATTGTGCAAATCCTACGTGCAGCAGGTGCACTTATATATGTCAAAACAACCAATCCTCAATCATTATTTG TTTTCGAAACATCGAGCAACATCTATGGTTATACAACCAATCCTTACAACCGTAGCCTATCTTCCGGCGGTAGCAGCGGTGGTGAAGGGGCACTGATTGGCGCTCGCGGTAGCTTGCTTGGAGTAGGCTCAGATATTCTTGGATCTATC AGGTTTGTTCAGGCCAATCTTGCTCGCCTAACGAATATACTAATATATCACACTGTGCCAGG GATCCCTTCCCCCGGCTCCATGGCAGGGTACAAGGGAATGGAAAACCTGGTAGGAGTCGTAG GACCAATGGCGCATTCTGTTAGGGATCTCGAATTGTTCTGCCGAACAATCCTTGAGTACGAGCCGTGGACCATCGATTTCAAAACGTTACATATGCCCTGGAACCACTCAGTCGCTCAAAGGAAAGAAGGCCGAAAATTAGTTATCGGCATATTTATTGACGATGGAGTCGTTGCTCCTCATCCACCGATTGTTGAGGCCTTGCACAGAGCTCGCAATGCACTCGTTCATGCAGGGCACGAGGTTATCGACTGGGAACCAATGGACCATGAACAAGCAATTGAAGTTGTA TCTAGGCTTTATATGCTCGATGCTGGGAATGAAATTCGTTCAGTGTTGGACGAGTCCGGAGAGCCTCCGATCCCGAGTGTCGCTCGGATTTTAGTCGAGGCAGAAAAGCATGGCGTATCTACCCTCGCAGAATCATGGGAAATGAATTCAAAAAGGGATATTTTCCGAGCACGAGCACTGGCCTATTGGAATGAGACTGCGCTGCGAACCACGAGTAGGAGACCGGTCGACGCGGTTCTCTGTCCGGCGTCTGCTACCCTCGCTCCCCCTCATTGGACGATGCGATGGTTTGGCTATACGGCATATTGGAACCTCCTCGACTTTCCCGCCGCGGTTTTCCCTTTAAAAAAGCTGTTTGATGCCAGCCAGTGGAAGCCAGAGAACCACACGGCTTACGCTAATCCGCGAAACGCTATAGAAGAGTTTGTCGCAAACCAATGGGACCCAGAAACATATGATAATGCGCCAGTTGCCTTACAGCTAGTTGGTCGCCGATGGCAGGAAGAGAAGTTGATAGCTGATCTACGAATTGTGGATGAAGTAGTGGCCCAGCAT GTTTCATAA
- a CDS encoding mitofusin 1 GTPase, involved in mitochondrila biogenesis: MSQSYFPTTLAPVNVTSGPFSPFSPMNDSVPQTPLDATNALSNGQEAQTAYVNQRDRLTTAAGQTLSKNAGTATRSMSFVDDPTNATDVVYNRPRAGGRRELTLVSELGEAPKGDQHEYLPNDEFHVLRLDLSMGNGSHSPSSLVSTLEKQSIAHLLDDRLDAALAHVNKLKVRIADTRSKVLVTGDLNAGKSTLVNALLHRDVLPIDQQPLTSIFCEVHDAIDNGGVEEVHVIKLDQLASYDRTNPATFTKAPISDLEELQGDPDAETPPDYTLRVYVSDPRSHDTSLLNNGIADITLIDAPGLNRDSLKTTSLFARQEEIDVVVFCVNAENHFTLSAIDFLRTAGREKAYVFIVVNRYDQIKDKARCKRRVLEQIKALSPHTYADREELVHFVDSRSALGKSLTDGADQQGVMDAAFVSLESSLRSFVLLKRSKSKLMPAQTYLMKLLSDLELLAAANALLAKSETDAAKSILEKTLPVFEGLKAQRHAMEAELEALEENTVHAVEAEVKKTLGDALSEVANGKLDAGYELPPWRGVLNAWDYAQEVRVSLLESIDRAVERVESQARITTSEAVQQVTQVGERVLAAAPNGAAARQPRVFVPAAMFNRRGRGAGAAGVGIGLSRTPEYTQSTMGDVFDFEHWLETYILLPASSTDSNTKKIEDSTTAISIASLGLGAATMVGTKTFGLRSVVQAIDLLGNKSIRAWAAPMLVLAVAGGISYLIIDLPYSIPRTVGRRIVNSLQSSGNTTKVGLDLTTTTTPNFIDGHAARVSRETRKVLRLAAWDVRERYRTAEEGTGRAVKEAELVQKRAQVAWDFFISIGEKVAGVGIMGGLMV, from the exons ATGTCTCAGTCGTACTTTCCCACCACGCTTGCACCGGTCAACGTAACGAGCGGACCGTTCAGCCCATTCAGCCCGATGAACGACAGTGTTCCGCAGACGCCGTTGGATGCGACAAATGCACTCTCGAATGGACAAGAGGCACAGACAGCCTATGTGAACCAGCGGGACCG ATTGACGACTGCGGCTGGCCAGACT CTGTCCAAGAACGCAGGCACTGCCACCCGATCGATGTCGTTTGTCGATGATCCCACCAATGCGACTGACGTGGTGTATAACCGCCCTCGTGCCGGTGGCCGCCGCGAACTCACTCTTGTGTCTGAGCTTGGCGAGGCTCCCAAGGGCGATCAGCATGAGTATCTGCCCAACGATGAGTTCCATGTGCTTCGACTGGACCTCTCGATGGGAAATGGATCGCACAGCCCCTCGTCTCTCGTCTCTACGCTCGAGAAACAGTCGATTGCCCATCTGCTCGATGACCGTCTCGATGCTGCCCTCGCCCACGTCAACAAGCTCAAGGTCCGTATCGCCGACACCCGCAGCAAGGTCCTCGTCACTGGTGACTTGAACGCCGGCAAATCGACCCTCGTCAATGCTCTCCTCCACCGCGATGTTCTTCCGATCGACCAGCAGCCCTTGACCTCGATATTCTGTGAGGTCCATGATGCAATCGACAATGGTGGAGTCGAAGAAGTCCATGTCATCAAACTCGACCAATTGGCGTCATACGATCGCACCAACCCCGCCACCTTCACCAAGGCCCCCATTTCTGACCTCGAGGAGCTCCAAGGCGACCCAGATGCCGAGACCCCACCCGACTATACTCTCAGAGTATACGTCTCCGACCCTCGCTCCCACGACACCTCGTTGCTTAACAATGGCATCGCCGATATTACCCTCATCGATGCCCCCGGCCTCAACCGCGACTCGCTCAAGACGACCAGCCTCTTTGCCCGCCAGGAGGAAATCGATGTTGTCGTATTCTGTGTCAATGCCGAGAACCACTTTACTCTGTCCGCCATCGACTTTCTTCGTACCGCTGGTCGCGAGAAGGCTTACGTATTCATCGTTGTCAATCGCTACGACCAAATCAAGGACAAGGCCCGTTGCAAGCGCCGTGTCCTCGAGCAGATCAAGGCTCTCAGCCCCCACACCTATGCCGACCGCGAAGAGCTCGTTCACTTTGTCGACTCGCGCAGTGCTCTCGGCAAGAGCTTGACTGATGGTGCCGACCAACAGGGCGTCATGGATGCCGCCTTTGTCTCGCTCGAGTCGTCCCTCCGCTCATTCGTCCTTCTCAAGCGCTCCAAGTCCAAGCTCATGCCCGCCCAGACCTACCTCATGAAGCTCTTGTCCGACCTCGAGCTCCTCGCAGCCGCCAACGCGCTCCTCGCCAAGTCCGAAACCGATGCTGCCAAGTCCATTCTCGAAAAGACCCTTCCCGTTTTCGAGGGTCTCAAGGCCCAGCGCCACGCCATGGAGGCCGAACTCGAAGCCCTCGAGGAGAACACTGTTCACGCCGTCGAGGCCGAGGTCAAGAAGACTCTTGGTGATGCCTTGTCCGAGGTCGCCAACGGTAAACTCGATGCTGGGTACGAGCTCCCGCCCTGGCGTGGTGTCCTCAACGCATGGGACTATGCCCAAGAAGTCCGTGTTTCCCTGTTGGAAAGCATTGATCGCGCTGTAGAGCGTGTCGAGAGCCAGGCGAGGATCACGACTTCCGAGGCCGTCCAACAGGTCACCCAGGTTGGCGAACGTGTCTTGGCTGCTGCCCCCAATGGCGCTGCCGCTCGTCAACCCCGTGTCTTTGTCCCGGCTGCCATGTTCAACCGTCGCGGCCGTGGTGCCGGTGCCGCTGGAGTGGGAATCGGTCTCTCCCGCACCCCCGAGTACACTCAATCCACCATGGGTGACGTCTTTGACTTTGAACACTGGCTCGAGACGTACATCCTCCTCCCTGCTTCATCCACCGACTCGAACACCAAGAAGATTGAAGATTCCACCACGGCCATTTCGATCGCTTCTCTCGGTCTCGGTGCTGCCACCATGGTCGGAACCAAGACGTTTGGTCTTCGCAGCGTGGTGCAAGCCATCGATCTCCTGGGCAACAAGAGTATCCGCGCCTGGGCTGCACCCATGCTCGTGCTCGCCGTCGCTGGAGGCATCTCGTACCTCATCATCGACCTCCCATACAGCATCCCGCGCACCGTCGGTCGCCGCATCGTCAACTCGTTGCAATCGTCTGGAAACACGACCAAGGTCGGACTCGACCtcaccaccactaccacacCCAACTTTATCGATGGCCACGCCGCCCGCGTCTCGCGTGAAACACGCAAAGTCCTTCGCTTGGCCGCATGGGATGTGAGGGAACGGTACCGCACAGCCGAAGAAGGTACCGGACGGGCCGTCAAGGAGGCTGAGCTCGTACAGAAGCGCGCCCAAGTCGCATGGGACTTTTTCATCTCGATTGGCGAAAAGGTTGCTGGCGTTGGGATCATGGGCGGGTTGATGGTCTAA
- a CDS encoding heme peroxidase — translation MSPYHSGLCAGYTITRAILSDAIALVRGDRFFTTDFTPSRLTNWGWADVQRNPKNPSFGAYLPTCKSSFRAITVQLIDIDAKCLRETSQNTTPGTRFTPCSP, via the exons ATGTCCCCCTACCACTCCGGATTG TGCGCCGGATATACCATAACTCGAGCTATCCTGTCTGATGCGATCGCCCTTGTTCGCGGGGATCGGTTCTTTACTACCGACTTTACACCGAGTCGCCTCACAAACTGGGGTTGGGCAGATGTCCAACGCAACCCAAAGAATCCGTCGTTCGGAGCTTACCTACCTACATGCAAGTCCTCTTTTCGTGCAATCACGGTCCAGCTTATTGACATTGACGCAAAGTGCTTGCGAGAAACTTCCCAGAATACTACCCCCGGAACTCGATTTACACCTTGTTCCCCATGA
- a CDS encoding heme peroxidase — protein MPEDKRVCKICQHCQHITNGPPEDENVAEVEELLVQVASGVKLVNDRPSKDIIGKDPQNLAGLPFISRIFGTLAKLAATPGSADLTTRLNDHVIRCLYETVPHPVETYLGERFRRADGAGNNIHIPSLGQAGTTYARTCQGKYRHRSLPDPSEIYEKLFKASSENREPHPRGTSSLTFAFASLVTHSLFRTDPRDWSKNNTSSYLDLSPLYGSSQEEQDAIRIKDGFGRLRPDTFSEGRIVFLPPASSALLVMWNRNHNYIANEILKRNEEGQWKNPPPKDVSRSMEQDEEIFQTARLINCGSFMSVVMDDYVAGFLGLSRVGSIWNMDPFNEFRDTNHIPVGRGQGNHVSVEFNLLYRWHTVVSDEEEKLFPDKKPGDLTLPDFYGALGRLRNGDVPPELLVHPEPHKRNFGGIVRGPDGRFKDSDLTKILQDATANTANRFGARGTPDALKVIEIVGMQQARKWGVCTMNEFRERMGLERFKSFEEWNPTPR, from the exons ATGCCTGAGGATAAGCGGGTTTGTAAGATTTGCCAGCATTGTCAACACATCACAAATGGACCCCCCGAGGACGAAAATGTTGCAGAAGTTGAGGAACTACTCGTCCAGGTTGCCTCGGGCGTTAAGCTAGTTAACG ATCGTCCGAGCAAGGATATTATTGGTAAAGACCCTCAGAATTTGGCGGGCTTGCCTTTCATTTCCAGAATATTTGGTACACTTGCCAAGCTCGCAGCTACACCAGGGAGCGCCGACCTAACGACCAGGCTCAATGATCATGTAATCAGATGTCTATACGAGACCGTTCCCCACCCGGTAGAAACCTACCTGGGAGAGCGCTTCCGTCGGGCAGACGGTGCGGGGAACAATATCCATATACCCTCGTTGGGCCAGGCAGGCACGACCTATGCGCGCACCTGTCAAGGGAAGTACCGCCATCGTTCACTTCCCGACCCAAGCGAAATCTATGAAAAGCTATTCAAGGCCTCCTCAGAAAAT CGCGAGCCTCATCCCAGAGGGACCTCTTCCTTAACATTTGCATTTGCGTCGCTTGTCACCCATTCACTATTCCGTACCGACCCCCGGGACTGGAGTAAGAACAACACCTCTTCTTACTTGGACCTTTCACCGCTCTACGGATCAAGCCAAGAAGAGCAGGACGCTATAAGAATCAAGGATGGTTTTGGTCGCCTCCGTCCCGACACCTTTTCTGAGGGACGTATTGTATTCCTTCCACCAGCCTCGTCCGCCCTGCTTGTTATGTGGAATCGGAATCACAACTATATCGCCAACGAAATATTGAAAAGGAACGAGGAAGGGCAATGGAAAAACCCACCTCCCAAAGACGTCAGTCGGAGTATGGAACAAGACGAGGAGATATTCCAAACGGCCCGTCTCATCAACTGTGGCTCCTTCATGTCAGTTGTCA TGGACGATTATGTGGCTGGGTTTTTGGGCCTCTCTCGTGTGGGAAGCATCTGGAATATGGACCCATTTAAT GAATTTAGGGATACTAACCATATACCCGTAGGCCGTGGCCAGGGTAACCACGTTTCAGTTGAATTCAACCTATTGTACCGTTGGCATACAGTTGTATCTGA CGAGGAAGAGAA GCTGTTCCCCGACAAAAAGCCCGGTGATCTGACATTGCCCGATTTCTATGGTGCCCTTGGCCGCTTACGCAACGGAGACGTCCCTCCAGAGCTTCTCGTCCACCCCGAACCACATAAGCGTAACTTTGGAGGAATCGTGCGCGGTCCAGATGGGCGCTTCAAGGACTCAGACCTGACTAAGATCCTTCAAGATGCAACCGCCAATACCGCAAACCGTTTCGGAGCTCGCGGCACACCAGATGCGCTGAAAGTCATAGAGATTGTCGGCATGCAACAAGCGCGAAAATGGGGTGTCTGTACGATGAATGAGTTTAGAGAACGCATGGGACTGGAAAGATTCAAGTCGTTTGAGGAGTGGAACCCAACCCCGAGATAG
- a CDS encoding Sugar (and other) transporter, giving the protein MNDQDLMAMTCTLRLERDIAHVRGVEQVTLTKGTPVQMYKLLDLATAIPSVQVRRAMVKATLESRDLKIPLLKRTFTQTASTRAVPFVICWVLSLDDEIRVATRIRKAAEFCVEDLKRHDRSNQSLDTSVPWYESSDWYKAFSLQILKNGRLRLRLAGSPLPPAGFFFTGPKQLGPRPAMANGKAIIFCFFVAFGGFLFGYDIGVISGCLIMPDFIERFGVQHPDGTWELDAHRQSIITKRSSVPSVKLSPRIVSGDDGLSYLVCYLYCRCGHPNRDRRSIAQISVGRFIAGLGVGAMSAIVPLYNGETAPKKIRGALLVLYQLQIIAGIFLSYILDFATHKIPGSASWRIPVGLQLLWGLILCGGILFLPESPRYLLGQGREQEAREAISAVNGYAPNDPFVDDIVEELEIGIREENEGGKATWAECFSTRNKLWMRTGNGMMLQFIQQLNGQNFYYYYGDTFFKSAGTDLSPYIIQIILGGVSFVGTFPALYLIESWGRRRSLLLGAFLEGTCSLIAGLVGHFTLAPADTPIDKLTARNRAGGDVLIAFAVLHVFSFSIFWGPVPWVYLGESFPLRVRSKAIALGSATNWIWNFLLSFFAPRIAKDIGPLILLIFFGMLTFGFVYVWFCIPETRGLSLEEVDEMYRTGVKPWHSADWKPHQKHLTHTSHPETGTPTEKPTITENERAA; this is encoded by the exons ATGAACGATCAAGATCTCATGGCTATGACATGCACCCTTCGCCTCGAGCGTGATATTGCACACGTCAGGGGAGTAGAACAAGTAACACTCACCAAAGGCACGCCAGTCCAGATGTACAAACTGCTCGACTTAGCAACAGCAATACCCTCTGTCCAAGTAAGGAGAGCTATGGTAAAGGCAACTCTGGAATCGCGAGACCTAAAAATCCCTTTGCTCAAGCGCACATTTACCCAAACAGCTTCAACCCGAGCTGTTCCGTTTGTCATCTGTTGGGTGCTGAGTCTAGATGATGAAATTCGGGTCGCAACACGGATCCGAAAGGCAGCTGAGTTTTGTGTCGAAGATCTCAAACGACATGACAGGTCCAACCAAAGTTTGGATACCAGTGTACCGTGGTATGAGAGTTCGGATTGGTACAAGGCGTTT AGCCTTCAAATACTTAAGAATGGgcgtcttcgtcttcgtctgGCTGGATCCCCTCTTCCTCCCGCCGGTTTCTTCTTCACAGGTCCCAAACAACTTGGACCACGCCCCGCCATGGCCAACGGCAAGGCTATCATCTTCTGTTTCTTCGTCGCCTTTGGTGGCTTTCTCTTCGGG TATGACATTGGTGTCATCTCAGGATGTCTCATTATGCCAGATTTTATCGAACGCTTTGGTGTTCAACACCCAGATGGAACATGGGAGTTGGATGCCCACAGGCAGAGTATAATTACGA AACGTTCGTCGGTGCCATCGGTCAAGCTTTCTCCTCGGATCGTTTCGGGCGACGATGGTCTATCTTATTTGGTGTGCTATCTTTACTGCCGGTGTGGCCATCCAAACCGGGACAGAAGGAGCATTGCACAGATATCCGTTGG TCGTTTTATTGCGGGCTTGGGTGTAGGTGCCATGTCGGCTATTGTCCCACTTTACAACGGAGAAACCGCACCCAAGAAGATTCGCGGTGCGTTGTTGGTGCTTTACCAGCTTCAAATCATTGCAGG GATCTTCTTGAGTTATATCCTCGACTTTGCGACGCATAAGATTCCCGGTTCGGCATCGTGGCGTATCCCAGTCGGGCTCCAACTTTTGTGGGGCTTGATCCTGTGCGGTGGAATCCTGTTTTTGCCTGAAAGCCC TCGTTATCTTCTGGGCCAAGGACGCGAACAGGAAGCCCGCGAAGCTATCTCTGCTGTTAATGGCTATGCTCCAAATGATCCTTTCGTGGATGACATTGTTGAGGAGCTTGAGATTGGTATTCGCGAAGAAAATGAG GGAGGTAAAGCAACCTGGGCAGAGTGCTTCTCGACTCGTAACAAACTCTGGATGCGTACGGGTAACGGAATGATGCTCCAGTTTATTCAGCAATTGAACGGTCAAAACTTTTACT ACTACTACGGTGACACTTTCTTCAAGAGTGCCGGTACCGATTTGTCTCCCTACATTATTCAGATCATCCTTGGTGGTGTGTCATTCGTAGGAACTTTCCCTGCCTTATATCTCATCGAGAGTTGGGGTCGTCGCCGC TCTCTACTCCTTGGAGCTTTCCTCGAAGGCACTTGCTCGCTCATTGCGGGTCTCGTCGGCCACTTTACACTCGCACCCGCAGACACCCCAATCGATAAGCTTACCGCTCGCAATCGTGCGGGTGGCGATGTCTTGATTGCCTTCGCGGTTCTGCACGTCTTCTCGTTCTCTATCTTCTGGGGTCCAG TTCCCTGGGTATACCTTGGCGAGTCGTTCCCATTGCGCGTACGTTCCAAAGCCATTGCGCTCGGAAGTGCTACCAACTGGATCTGGAACTTCCTTCTATCATTCTTCGCGCCGCGTATCGCTAAAGA TATCGGCCCACtcatcttgcttatcttctTCGGCATGCTCACCTTTGGCTTTGTTTACGTCTGGTTCTGCATTCCCGAAACCAGAGGACTTAGTCTGGAAGAAGTCGACGAGATGTATCGGACCGGTGTCAAGCCTTGGCATTCGGCTGATTGGAAGCCTCACCAGAAACACTTGACGCATACAAGTCATCCCGAGACTGGGACTCCTACGGAAAAGCCCACGATTACGGAGAATGAGAGGG CTGCTTGA
- a CDS encoding Fatty acid desaturase → MGQRQKAKAAARVAAAANSRSPSPKLGSDGPEKFVVPELSVKDCLSVIPPHCFERSALRSFSYVAMDLLSWALSTTQPLPKNLQPIAQSLSPHLYSFARFAGWQVYALGAGLVGTGLWIIAHECGHQAFSTSKTLNNAPREASCRHEPLHTGRSVCSKNQKPEGLPPLDPAKEDLAGGRVDEKVQEELVDALGDSPLGAALGVFALLLFGWPLYLIMNISGQKHYPAWTNHFVPKAPLFQPHQYSQILFSDFGIFLWLGTLIWWSMQRGFAEMFRVYFVPYLWVNHWLILITFLQHTDPLLPHYRQSAFTFTRGALSTMDRNLLGGEGFIASITGWLGATLTHGISETHVLHHVCSKIPTIMPSRHLKARLARAGYSHEGRPGTWGEVYRVWKECRFIEDEGDVVFYKNARGLAARQAVFANEGMSDSGVDVKEQSE, encoded by the exons ATGGGACAACGCCAGAAAGCCAAGGCCGCTGCACGCGTTGCTGCAGCAGCCAATTCGCGCTCACCGTCTCCTAAACTTGGGTCCGATGGTCCTGAAAAATTTGTCGTTCCAGAGTTGTCGGTCAAGGACTGTCTGAGCGTAATTCC ACCGCACTGCTTTGAACGATCGGCGCTTCGCTCGTTCTCTTATGTTGCAATGGATTTGCTCTCTTGGGCGCTTTCCACCACACAGC CTCTTCCTAAGAACTTGCAACCTATAGCCCAGAGTCTTTCACCGCACTTGTATTCGTTTGCACGATTTGCTGGTTGGCAGGTTTACGCTCTTGGTGCGGGGCTTGTAGGAACTGGTCTATGGATCATCGCCCACGAATGTGGGCACCAAGCCTTTAGCACTTCTAAAACACTCAACAACGCG CCACGCGAGGCATCATGCCGCCACGAGCCACTGCACACGGGACGAAGCGTATGTTCCAAGAACCAGAAGCCAGAAGGCCTTCCTCCTTTGGACCCTGCGAAGGAAGATCTCGCCGGCGGAAGAGTTGACGAGAAAGTACAAGAGGAGTTGGTAGATGCCTTGGGTGATTCTCCTCTTGGGGCGGCTCTAGGAGTTTTCGCATTGCTC CTATTCGGATGGCCTTTATATCTCATTATGAACATTTCTGGCCAAAAGCATTATCCCGCGTGGACTAATCATTTCGTGCCCAAAGCCCCCCTTTTCCAACCACACCAATATTCTCAAATCCTTTTCTCAGATTTCGGTATCTTTTTGTGGCTCGGTACACTCATCTGGTGGTCGATGCAACGTGGGTTCGCGGAGATGTTCAGGGTCTACTTTGTCCCTTATTTGTGGGTTAACCACTGGCTAATTTTGATTACGTTCCTTCAA CACACGGATCCTTTACTCCCTCATTATCGCCAGTCTGCGTTCACGTTCACCCGTGGTGCGCTCTCCACAATGGACAGGAATCTCCTAGGTGGAGAGGGGTTCATCGCATCTATTACTGGATGGCTAGGCGCCACACTTACTCACGGGATCAGTGAGACGCATGTTTTGCACCATGTGTGCAGTAAAATCCCCACTATCATGC CCTCGCGTCATTTGAAGGCCCGCCTCGCTCGGGCTGGATACAGTCATGAAGGCCGACCAGGCACATGGGGTGAAGTTTACAGAGTTTGGAAAGAGTGCCGA TTCATTGAAGACGAGGGTGATGTTGTATTTTATAAAAACGCCCGAGGACTCGCCGCTCGTCAAGCCGTGTTTGCTAACGAAGGGATGAGTGACTCGGGGGTTGATGTGAAGGAACAGAGTGAATAG
- a CDS encoding Fatty acid desaturase has translation MSQVTQRKNAANKQSAMDDADKLTGPEKFVVPELTVKDVLSVIPAHCFQRSALRSSAYIAMDVGLIAAIYRAASTLIPKINPVDLPLSPALVSALPPVAQDALQKALPYLYPVGRFLGWQAYGYATGLVATGLWVIAHECGHQAFSESKFINNAVGWVLHSALGVPYHSWRISHARHHASTSHMTNDQVFVPKSRSQRGLPPLDPAKEDLAGSRVDEKIQEELWDALGDSPIGAAWWVFAQLLFGWPMYLLTNASGQKSYPKGTNHFTPGLPLFQPHQFGQIIISDIGIFIWLAGIVTWTYQRGFLECLTLYLIPYLWVNHWLVLITFLQHTDPLLPHYRASSFTFTRGALSTLDRNLLGGPGIFGAITGWLGATLTHGISETHVAHHVASKIPHYHAWEASRHLKARLASAGYDHEGRPGTWSEALRVWKECKFVEDEGEVVFYKNARGFAARQAVFANEGVSDSGIDVKDQE, from the exons GTCCCAGAGCTAACTGTGAAGGATGTGTTGAGCGTTATCCC TGCCCACTGCTTCCAACGCTCTGCGCTCCGCTCCTCTGCGTATATCGCGATGGATGTCGGACTCATCGCAGCCATATACCGCGCCGCGTCGACCCTGATTCCGAAAATCAACCCTGTGGATCTCCCCCTCTCTCCCGCGCTTGTCTCGGCGCTTCCTCCGGTTGCCCAGGACGCGCTCCAAAAAGCACTGCCATATCTATACCCTGTTGGCAGATTCCTTGGCTGGCAAGCATATGGCTACGCGACTGGTCTCGTAGCGACTGGTCTGTGGGTTATTGCCCATGAATGCGGTCACCAGGCATTCAGCGAAAGCAAGTTCATCAACAATGCAGTCGGATGGGTTCTGCACTCGGCGCTTGGAGTGCCTTACCATTCCTGGCGTATTAGCCATGCCAGACATCACGCTTCGACGAGCCATATGACCAACGACCAGGTCTTCGTTCCCAAGTCTCGTTCTCAACGCGGCTTGCCTCCCCTGGACCCAGCAAAGGAAGATCTTGCTGGCTCACGCGTCGACGAGAAAATTCAGGAAGAGCTCTGGGATGCACTTGGTGACTCTCCGATAGGCGCTGCCTGGTGGGTCTTTGCACAACTC CTCTTCGGTTGGCCAATGTACCTCCTTACCAATGCGTCTGGCCAAAAGTCCTACCCCAAGGGCACAAACCACTTTACGCCCGGCTTGCCGCTCTTCCAGCCCCATCAGTTCGGTCAGATCATCATCTCTGATATTGGGATCTTCATCTGGTTGGCTGGAATTGTTACTTGGACTTACCAACGCGGTTTCCTTGAATGTCTCACCCTCTATCTCATTCCTTATCTCTGGGTCAACCACTGGCTCGTCTTGATCACTTTCCTCCAG CATACTGACCCCCTTCTCCCCCACTACCGCGCATCCTCATTCACGTTTACCCGTGGAGCACTCTCGACACTTGATCGGAACTTGCTCGGTGGACCTGGAATCTTTGGAGCTATCACCGGCTGGCTCGGCGCCACTCTCACGCACGGAATTTCCGAGACACACGTTGCCCACCACGTCGCAAGCAAGATCCCTCACTACCACGC ATGGGAAGCCTCGCGCCACCTCAAGGCCCGCCTCGCCTCTGCCGGATACGACCATGAAGGCCGACCGGGAACATGGAGCGAAGCTCTCCGCGTCTGGAAAGAGTGCAAGTTTGTTGAAGACGAGGGCGAAGTCGTGTTTTACAAGAATGCTCGTGGGTTTGCGGCTCGTCAGGCTGTGTTTGCCAATGAGGGCGTGAGCGACTCGGGTATCGATGTCAAGGACCaggagtaa